ATCTTCGGATGGTGGAGCTATTGAAATGTTCTCTAGAGTTCCGATGGAAACAAAGCAAGCATTAGAAATGCAGGCATTTAGAATTAATCCTCCTATTGATATTGACCCAACTCCTATAGATCCGATTATTGTAAATCCTCATAACCCTGAATTGCAATTCTTTCCAACAGCAGAAGGATTTTATGATTATCAAAGAAAAATGTATATTTACCAGTATAAAGATCATTTAGGTAATGTGCGGGTAAGCTATGCAAGAAGTAATACCACAGGATTGCTTGAAATTACAGATGCCAATGATTACTATCCATTTGGAATGAATCATTTAAAGACAGGAAATGCTATTTTTGGCGCTGGAAAGTATCAGAATTACAAGTACAACGGCAAGGAACTTCAAGAGACTGGGATGTATGATTATGGTGCAAGAATGTATATGGCGGATATTGGAAGATTCGGAACTCAAGACGCTTTAAGCGAAATGTATTATAGCTATAGCCCTTATAATTACGTTGTAAATAACCCAATTAAATTCATTGATCCTACAGGAATGTGGATTGATATAAAAGATGGAGATACGACTTATCGTTATAACAATGGGAAGCTTTATACTCAAAATGCAGAAACGAAAAAATGGGATATTGAAGCAACTGTAAAAAGTGATAGTTACGCAGGGCAGATTTTATCTTCATTGAGTTCAATGACAGGAGGAGATAAAGATTCTTTTGGAAGTAAATTTTTAGGTTTATTTGCGAATGATGATATGAATACCACCATACAATCTAGTAAAGGAACAACATTTGAGGGACGTAATGGAACTTATACGGATGGTTCAGGGATAGTAACTGCATTTGATCAAGAAGTTAAGCCATATACCTCTATGAATGGTGAAAAATCTAAACAAACTAAAAGTCCATTTTATGTTTCTTTATTTCATGAATTGGGACACTCTTTTATAGATCAAGTCGCTTCAAGATCCGAATTAGGTAAAACTTGGGTAAATGGTGAAGCCAATGATTTAACATCAGATATTTCACAATCTGAAATTGTAGCCTCTTATATTGAAAATATCCTTCGATCTGAACAAGGCTTACCCATCCGAACGAGCTATAGTCCAGATGCTAGTAAATCATCTACTCTTGTAGAAAGTATCAGATGGCAACCTAGAATTATTCAAGGGAATAGCCCAGGAGATATGAAGGCAAACTTCAACTATAGAATATTTACAATGCCTAATAGTGTTCAGGTTATTTATAATAAAATTATGAACAGTAAAAAATAATATACCATGAGAAAAATATTTTTTATATTTATTCTATTGTTGCTATTTAGTTGTAATCCATTTTATAAACAATATCAAAATTTAAATGTGGACTTGCAAAAAAATAAATCTTATTCCGAACAACTTCTTTTGATAAAGCCACTTCTATTAAAAGAGAAAGAGCCATTTATTCTAGCTATTTCTTGGGATAAAAATATATTAACAAAAGACGGAAAACTTCATTATGATGCAGTAATATATAACGCACAAAGTGGAGAAAAAAAAATGTTTAGTACTACTGAAAATTCAGAAATGATAGTGCAGTCAAAAGATAATTCTGACATAAAATTTAGGGAACTGATATATATTTTAGAAAACTATATTAATGGCAAAGAAGAATATTTATTGTCTCTGCATGATTCTTTTAGTAGTTCTGAAATGAATAAACCTTACTATATTTATGATTTTGTTAAAAAGAAAAAACTTAAAGTAAAAACCTTTTTCTTTGATAAAGAAGGTAAAATAATACAGTAAAATAAACCTCGCAAACTTGCGAGGTTATTAGTGTAAGTACAACAGCAAGGAACTTCAGGAGACCGGAATATATGATTATGGTGCGCGTTTTTACATGCCGGATATCGGACGGTGGGGTGTGGTTGATGAACTTGCGGAGAAATTTAGTCGTCATAGTCCATATAATTATGTTGTCAATGACCCTATTAATGGTTTTGATCCCGATGGAAGAGATGTAATATTTCTTGCGGATTCTAAGGCTGTTCCTGTAGCAGGGCATGGGGCTGTAATTGTTGGAAACTCACGAGATGGTTGGTTCTATTATTCAATGAATGGAACAGGAGAAGGGAGTAGTCCATATGGTGACGCAAAAAATGCGGATGTTGGTACTTTTTTAGGAAAAGGATTAAGCCCAAAACAGGCAGTGTTAAAAGCACGTGTTATCAATCCAAAAGAGCAACATCATTATGATAAATATGTTACCATTAAAACCACTAAGGAAGAAGATGAAAAAATAAAAAGTAAAACGGCAGAAGCTGCCAAAGCAGAAAAATATTGTGTTATTGGTCAGTCATGTGCAAATGTAATGTTAAATGCATTCAATAAAATTATAGAGATCAGAACAGATAATGCATGGTATGTACCAAAACAAGTAAACCCCGCTCCCAATGCAATTATAGATAACTTTGAACGTGGAATGAATTATTATAATCGTTTTTTTATCTCTTCTGAAAATAAAATAGAACCTCGTAAACAACCAATAATAACTGTTGGACCTTTAGTGCCTATCGATGCAAATGGAAAAGAAATAAAAAAATGAAAAAAATAGCAATTGTTTTTACGGGGCTATGCCTGATTGGTATCCTATTATATTATTTATTCGGCTTATTCTCTTCTTCTGTTGGATGGTATGGCTACAAAAAATGGAAATATAGAGTTGGAACTACGAGCATTTTAGAGTCAAAAAATAGAAAAATTTTTGTGAAACACCTGAATTATCAAATTGTTGATTCAAGTAATTTAAAAGGATTTCATTTTAGACCATATATTGAAAAAGGATTTAGATATGGCTATCATTCTATGGACGAAACAAGAATTGATACTTATACTAAATATCCATACAATTTGAGTTATGAAAGAAATAAAAAAGATTCTATTGTATTAAATATTTTTCCAGAGAATAGAGTGAAATTAGATAGTTCAGATGTAAATTGGGGGTATTTAAAGCAACCATATTTACAAGATACCATTAGAATAAAGATTGAAGGGGTTACAAATCAGAAAGGTATAATAAAAATATGGTAAAATTATTCTGCTACATACAAAAATTACAAGTACAACGGTAAGGAGCTTCAGGAGACTGGGATGTATGATTATGGAGCAAGGATGTACATGCCGGATATCGGCAGATGGGGTGTTGTGGATCCGTTGGCGGAGGTTTATACAAAATGGTCTCCCTATAACTACACATTAAATAATCCTATTAAATTTATCGATCCATCGGGAATGAATCCTGAATATAATTGGAATACTGGAAAATATATGGATGGGGATCAGGAAGTTTCTTTTGAAAAAGCGATGAATTCATATGGTTTAAATGCAAATAGTAATGATTGCCCTAAATGCAAACAAACTAAACAACAAGCTAGAGGCATGATTTCTTCTGGAAGATCTAAAGGATTAAATTTTGCAGCAGATAATTTAGAGTATTTTTTAAATGGAAAAGATACATGGTCTAATAATAAGAAAATTTCACCCAAATTTCTAAAAAGTAATTCAAGTGTTAGGCATGGTACCGCTTTAAATATTGCTAAAATATTTAACAAGAAATTTAATCAACAAATTGAAAACATGAAATTAGGTGAAACGATCACATTAAATGGTACGTGGAAGGATTCATACTATGCGTCAGTAAGTGAACCTGATTTATTATACGGAAGTGGTGGATATATAATTTCTACCAATGTTTCTTTAAAAGTAACAAGAGGGAATACTTCGGGGCTTAATGGATATACTGTTTCTGGGAATATAGACGTTAGCTATTTTGACACATATAACTGGGATCCAGGAAAAGGAGATTACGTTCCTGGCTTTGGTTCTACTAATGATCAAGATTTTGATGATTTAGTTACAAATGGAGAAGCAGCCAATTTCAACAAGAGTTGCAAGAGACTGGATTTTATGCTTTAAGTGGCGGCAATATATGCCTGATGTGGGAAGATTTTTTAATATAGATCCGCTTACAGAAAAATATAATACTTGGTCGCCATATACATTTAGTGGTAACAGAGTTATTGATGCGAGGGAACTAGAAGGATTAGAGTCTCATGTTTTATTTAATACCAGAGAAAATGCTGCTGTAAATTTTGGACAATAATATAACGGCAAATCTATCTTACAGAAACGTGAATATGCAGCATTGATTTATGTTAGAGTTGTGGATGGTAAAACCTGAGGTGGGAGAAGCCTTCGCTGCCGCACGATTTTATCGTGTGACAGATAATAAATAAAACCTCGCAATTTGCGAGGTTTTATTTAGCAAGCAATTTTTCCAATTTACTCATCATTTAGGTAGGCTTCACTGATGTTGACACTTAAAAAAGATACTTACTTAAGACTCTGGTGACGCTTGATATAATACCTTCAGACGGATAGTGAACCGGGGAATGCTTCATAACCTGAATACCCGTAAAAATAAAAAAACTAAATTTACATCAAAGAATATCCATAAAAAAACAGTCTCCCGCATCTCCACCATCATCCTTCTTTTCATCACATTTTCCTACACTACCTACATAAAACCCCATTCATACAGAAGCAGTGTCCGACTCCGAAAATATAACAAGAAAATTATTTCTTCAGAATGAAACGTTGGATGTCAATTTCTAAGGAGATTATATATTTGACAAAGTAGACAAGAAATTTATCTTTTTTACTAATAAGGACATCAATGGCATTCTTAATAATCTTAAATTTAAACCTTCCTCACAGTTTCTTTTCACCTATACTAAATCCAGTATCTACAACAATATGTTGGGATTCTATTATGCTGTTAAAAGTCTTACCGATATAAAGAATAATTTCTTTATTAAACGACGGAAAAAGAATGCAAAATGGCCCTTTATACATCTATGAATACAAAGGTTATTACATTATGGAATTCTACAGAAAACAGAAAAATGCGTAATCCGTTTTATTTCAGTTAATAATTCTTCAAAACAAGCTACCAACAAATTCAGGCTGGAAAACAATAAGTATTTTTTGATATCAATTCCGGACTTTGGAAATAGCATAGTAATTTATATCCAGCTCCCGGGAAATACTTGGGTTTTACTGCGATTATAGCAGCTTTCTTTGGTATATTTGTTAGACCATCACACCACACAAAATCTTACCACCATGAAAAAACTCCTTTTAGCCATTCTCGGCATTCTTATTATTGTAGTTGCTGTACTTTTAGTTAAAACATATACCTATCCCTTTAAAAAGAATACAGCAGGAACTTCTGAAGGATGGAAGCCTGTTAAAAATGATTCTGCATTAATGCGTCTGTCAGGAGGTATTAAAATCCCTACAGTTTCTACAGGCAGCTTAGGAGAATTTAATTATGCTCCGTTTGATAATTTTAAAGAATGCCTAAAGACCTCTTATCCTTTAGTATATCAAAATACCGAAAATAATGAGGTCAATACCCATGCATTGGTGTTCAGACTTAAAGGAAGTGAATCTTCACTGGAACCTATTCTTTTTCTTTCCCATATAGATGTGGTGCCACCCGGAGACGCCGACGTTAAAAGTAAGGAGCAGAATATTTTCAGACCCGATGATAAGCCGTTGCCTCCCGTTTCCAAAGTAGCAGAAGACTGGGATTTTGAACCTTTTTCAGGAAACGTTGCGAACGGAAGGATATACGGAAGAGGAGCCATCGACATGAAAGGAATGCTGTTCTCCCTGATGGAATCCATGAATACCATAATTAAAAATAAAACCGTTCCGAAACGTGATATCTACCTGGCTTTCGGTTTCGATGAAGAAGTAGGAGGGCAAAAAGGAGCGATGCAGATTGCAGATTATTTTAAGAAAAAAGGATTAAAGTTCGATGCAGTATACGATGAAGGCGGACTCATCATGCAGAAGGGAAACGTCGCAGGAATAGATTCTGATGTAGCCGTAGTAGGCTGTGCAGAAAAAGGCTTCTTGTCGGCAAAAATTAAGGTGAAAGGTCTTGGTGGACATTCTTCAATGCCACCTATGGAAAGTGCTATAGGAAAAGCTGCCGTTATTATGCAGCGTCTCGAAGATCATCAGATGAAACCCACCATAACCCCGCTGATTAAGAATTTTTTTGATAATATTGGAGGAGCTATGCCATTCTCGAGCAGGCTCGCTATTTCAAACCAATGGCTGTTGAAGCCTCTTCTTTTATCTCAGCTTACCAAAAATAATACAACCAATGCACTGGTTCGTACGACAACTGCTCTGACTATGATGAAAGGAAGTGACGGAACCAACGTCCTTTCTCCGGAAGTGGAATTTGTTGTTAATTTCAGACTTCTTCCTGGTGATACAGCGAAAGAAGTTCGTGAGCATATCGCAAAAGTAACAGAGGGTTTCGATGTTGAAGTTGAAGAGATCGACAATACAAGGGAGGCGTCTGCAGTTTCTCCTGCTAATACAAAAGCTTATCAATTAATAGAAGCCGGAATCAAAGAAATTAATCCGGGTGCAATTGTTACCCCATATCTCACCATGGCGGGTACTGATGCCTACAAATACCAGATTGTAAGTAAAAATATCTACAGATTCATGCCCATCAGAATCAACAGCTCAGAACAGCAAAGTATTCACAGCACCAACGAGTATATCAGTATTGAGAACTATCTTAAAATGATTCATTACTTTGAATATGTGATGACGAATTATGATAAATAATGATACTGTATGAGCGTTAGAGAGTTTTAGGGTTGGAGAGTTTGAGTGATGAAATAGTTAGAAGTTTTAGAGGTAACATATATAGAATACCAGTTTAATATAGTTTAAAGTCTGAAATCTGATGTCTAGCATCTGATATCCGGCCTCAACTTTCTCATTAATACATTTTACGTTTTACATTGTACAAAAAAAATAACACGTCAAGTTTTGTCGCATTACAGCAATAGCTTTGTCTTATCAAAATTACAGAGCTATGGAATTGCCGTTTTACTTAACATTTAAAGAATTTGAAAGCCATTATTACGATACCCTTGAAAAATGGTTTGAAGAATATAATAATGCCAGCGAGATCGATTATCTTAAGGCTCTTGCAGATCTTTACAGTCCTTATCTATACTACAGCTTTACAGATGACAGACTTCTTGCTGATGCATCAATGGAGATCAAAGAATGCTTTTTTCCTTATCATGAAAAGATAGGAATCCCTTTCTGTACAAGCTGTGAAAACGGAAAGCATGCTAAAACAGCCAAAGGCATGAATCATATTTTTGAATGGAAAACCATTACTATGATGGAATATGCACAACATATCCTGGATAAGGTCAACAGGTATTTATTAATAAACAGCAGCTCACTTGACACTAATAAGACTCTTCTTGATTACATCAATGAGCGTGAGATCATTACATCAAGAGAAGGGGCAGGGTATTGTGTTAACTACAATCAACATCAGTCAGCGGTTCCTTTCCTGAAAGCTTATCTTCCGCATTACGGACAGACTGTAAATATTGCGGTTTACCGGGATTTTATTTTTTCTGTAGCGCAGATTGCAGAATATATTGACAGAAAACTTAGAGCTGTACAGGCTTTTGAACATACCGTGTACATTAAATTAAAATCAGAGGCTAAGTTTAAAGTCCAGATGAGCCATCAGTTTCTGACGATCTGTAATTAAATTCTACCAAACATTCATATCTAAATATATTGACAGGAATCCTTAATGGGCTCCAGATAAATCCTGACAGTTCTGTCAGGATTTTGTTGTTTTGGATGGATAGATCCTGTTATTTGGTATTATTTCGTAGTCTTTAGCGGGAAGATTCACCACAGTTGTACTATTTGGAGCGTCCCGCCTGACTTTGAAAGACTTCATCCACCAGAATGCATGGGAACCTATTATATGTAGGTGTTGGCTTCTATCCATCTGTTTTTAAGGTGGTAGATATAAATCGTTTTAGACAATATTCTTCTATTTAATAGTCAATCTAAACATGGGATGCCTAAACATCAAAACACGATTAATTTAATAGGAACATTGAAAATATTTCAAAAATAGCAAGTTGAAGGTTATTTTTTTCACTTTCCGAGATGGAAATAGTTGACCCATGTCATTACTTGGTGAAAAATATCAAAAATATATTTAACAATACAATGTAATTGTAAAGATATTTTTAATTAAATCATTTTATAATATACAAAATATTAATATAAATGACGAGATATTATGGTATGTATAGTAAATATTAAAATTAATCTTAAAAATTGATTAAAATGAGAAAAAAAATTAATAAAATATCATTAATTAGTTAAATTATATTTATTGTTAAATTTAATTAATTAAAATATGCTTTTTAATGATAATAAATTAATTATATATGCGAATTAATTATATATTCACAGAACCAAATAAATTAATAAATGAAAAATTTTAAATTCGTAATGCTGGCATTTGGAATGCTTGCCATTACTTCTTGTGAAAAAAGAGATGAAGAATTAAGCAATGCATCTTCAGAACCACAAAAGCGTTATGCACTAGGAGCCAGGCTTGTTGATCAGGCTACCTACAATAATTACGCAAAGGTCGACATCAGTGAACTTACTCTGAAATTGAAAGGGAAGAGTGAATCAGAGGTTGCAAAAGCATTGCCATCCAGCTATGTAATTCCAAACACACCCGCTATTGGTGATCAGGGTGGTGAGGGCTCTTGTGTGGCGTGGGCAACTGCCTATGCGGCAACTAGTGCCCTTGAGTATAATTTTAAAGGAGTAACTGCGAAAAGGAGTCCTGAATATGTCTTCAATCAAATACAGTTGGGGAACTGTCAGGGAGCGTATGTGAGTGCGGGGTTAAATCTTATTAAAAACCAAGGGGTTTCCAGCTGGTCCGAAATGCCATACACCGATGGCGGTTGCTCTACTCAACCTAATGCTTCACAGAAAAATGCGGCAAGTACACATAAGCTTACTTCCTGGGCAACGGTAAATAAAACAAACATCAGCAATGTAAAAACGCTTTTAAGCATGAATTTACCAATAGTGATAGCGGTAACAGTAGATGATAGTTTTTACGATTTAGACTCTTCTGGCAGTGCAATATGGACGTCACATTATGGTCAAAATTATGGTGGACATGCCATAACTGTTATAGGTTATGATGATGCTAAGCAAGCTTTCAAAGTGCAAAACTCTTGGGGGAATGGTTGGGGAGATAATGGATACTTCTGGATCAAATACTCATTCTTTTCTCAATCAAGTAATGGAGCTATTAACGAATCTTATGTAGCTTACGTTCAGTAATACATCACTGTTTTATATGAAATAACCCTCTCAAGTCGAGAGGGTTATCTTAATTGTATAACAGCTGTTTATGTAATGACTTTATTTCCGTGCCTTCAAATCCGTAAACGATTGTATCAGTAAAAAATTATTAATTGATCTGTCTTTCAGTTAGGGAATAGGTAGAAATAAATCATTCTGTACCTGATTTATATTAATAAACTAAGAAAATAAAATAGAAGAATAAAGCATTCCGCCTTATTGAAAAAATAAAGCGCTGAATTCAGCGCTTTATTTTGCAGAGAGGAAGGGATTCGAACCCTCGATACAGTTACCCGTATACTACCTTTCCAGGGTAGCTCCTTCAACCACTCGGACACCTCTCTATTTGAGATTGCAAAAATAGAGTATTTTCTGGAATCTGCAAATTATTATTTAAAATTACTCAGTAATTTCTCCACAAAGACTTCTCGTGAAGTTGTCTGCAAAAGTTCCTGTGTAATTGGGGTTGTCTATCAGGTGCATCGCTTTAGTGATTGCTGTTTCAGCGGTCATATCTCTTCCGCTAATTGCTCCGATTCTAGAAAAGATGTTACTGTTCTCGTATTTTCCAAATGATATACCCCCTGATATACATTGACTTACCACCACGATTTCAGTCCCGTTGTTTCTGATTTCCTCAAGCGTTTCCTGTGTCTTTTCACTGCTGAAAATAGTGCCCGAACCGAAAACCTGAAGAATTAAAACCTTCATTTTAGGGATTTCTTTGAAATGACTCAGATGCATACCTGGAAAAATACGCCAGAATAAAATATCTTCAGAAATATGTTCGTCTACATGAAATTCCACTTCTGGATCACAACGGTAAAGGTTGTCCTTAACAATATTTAAATGTACACCGGACTGTCCTAAAATAGGATAATTCGGACTTGAATAGGCATCAAAATATTCTGCAGAATATTTCAGGGTTCTGTTTCCTCTTAATAATTTATATTCAAAATAAACGGCCACTTCCTGGATAACAGCCTCGTCATTTTCATAAAGACTGGCATAATAAAGACTGGTCAGAAGATTTTCTTTGGCATCCGTTCTCAGATCACCGATGGGAAGCTGTGAGCCTGTCATGATTACAGGTTTTCTCAATCCTTTTAGCATGAAACTTAAAGCAGAAGCCGTATAAGACATTGTATCAGTTCCGTGAAGAATCAGAAAACCGTCATACAGTTCATAATTTTTGAGAATATAATTGGCGATCACCTTCCATTCCTCGGGTCCCATATCCGAAGAGTCTAGCGGTTTTGCAAATGGATGAACGAATACTTCGCATTCCATTAATTTCATCTCGGGCATTTTTTCAAAGATATTTCCAAAATCAAATGCACGCAGGCTTCCGGTTTCGTA
The Chryseobacterium sp. W4I1 DNA segment above includes these coding regions:
- a CDS encoding M20/M25/M40 family metallo-hydrolase codes for the protein MKKLLLAILGILIIVVAVLLVKTYTYPFKKNTAGTSEGWKPVKNDSALMRLSGGIKIPTVSTGSLGEFNYAPFDNFKECLKTSYPLVYQNTENNEVNTHALVFRLKGSESSLEPILFLSHIDVVPPGDADVKSKEQNIFRPDDKPLPPVSKVAEDWDFEPFSGNVANGRIYGRGAIDMKGMLFSLMESMNTIIKNKTVPKRDIYLAFGFDEEVGGQKGAMQIADYFKKKGLKFDAVYDEGGLIMQKGNVAGIDSDVAVVGCAEKGFLSAKIKVKGLGGHSSMPPMESAIGKAAVIMQRLEDHQMKPTITPLIKNFFDNIGGAMPFSSRLAISNQWLLKPLLLSQLTKNNTTNALVRTTTALTMMKGSDGTNVLSPEVEFVVNFRLLPGDTAKEVREHIAKVTEGFDVEVEEIDNTREASAVSPANTKAYQLIEAGIKEINPGAIVTPYLTMAGTDAYKYQIVSKNIYRFMPIRINSSEQQSIHSTNEYISIENYLKMIHYFEYVMTNYDK
- a CDS encoding C1 family peptidase produces the protein MKNFKFVMLAFGMLAITSCEKRDEELSNASSEPQKRYALGARLVDQATYNNYAKVDISELTLKLKGKSESEVAKALPSSYVIPNTPAIGDQGGEGSCVAWATAYAATSALEYNFKGVTAKRSPEYVFNQIQLGNCQGAYVSAGLNLIKNQGVSSWSEMPYTDGGCSTQPNASQKNAASTHKLTSWATVNKTNISNVKTLLSMNLPIVIAVTVDDSFYDLDSSGSAIWTSHYGQNYGGHAITVIGYDDAKQAFKVQNSWGNGWGDNGYFWIKYSFFSQSSNGAINESYVAYVQ
- a CDS encoding asparaginase, which encodes MKRKVLLIYTGGTIGMEKDYETGSLRAFDFGNIFEKMPEMKLMECEVFVHPFAKPLDSSDMGPEEWKVIANYILKNYELYDGFLILHGTDTMSYTASALSFMLKGLRKPVIMTGSQLPIGDLRTDAKENLLTSLYYASLYENDEAVIQEVAVYFEYKLLRGNRTLKYSAEYFDAYSSPNYPILGQSGVHLNIVKDNLYRCDPEVEFHVDEHISEDILFWRIFPGMHLSHFKEIPKMKVLILQVFGSGTIFSSEKTQETLEEIRNNGTEIVVVSQCISGGISFGKYENSNIFSRIGAISGRDMTAETAITKAMHLIDNPNYTGTFADNFTRSLCGEITE